Proteins encoded together in one Cicer arietinum cultivar CDC Frontier isolate Library 1 chromosome 4, Cicar.CDCFrontier_v2.0, whole genome shotgun sequence window:
- the LOC101514267 gene encoding probable L-type lectin-domain containing receptor kinase S.5 — MNMSMLHKYQFLAFVFSIIFLTKVTSFYFNFPTFQPNDEANLLLSKNSKIYLDAIQITPDIRGIIVNYSGRAFYNKPYKLWNKKKIASFNTTFVLNITPQTSPGGEGVAFILTPNTNLPENSEGKWLGIVNASTNGTSKAEILAVEFDTKQSSTQDGPSNHVGININSINSIKQTSLTNTKVNLSSGTSVTIRIQYFNDVISVFGSMSETSHDSMETLLVSPPLNLSSYLKQEVFVGFSGSTSNYTELNCVKAWEFIGLDIGDNNKNNLLWVWIIIPMVILIIGLVTFLIYYWQKRRNIEIQEDAYPRIEDQIQHSSMSPKKYTLKELIKATNGFNHQNKLGEGGFGTVYKGILGNNNKEIAVKRVSKNSRQGKQEFVAEVTTIGSLHHKNLVKLIGWCYEKKELLLVYEYMPNGSLDKYLFFHPNQNSYATLNWETRHSVIHGVAQALDYLHNGCEKRVLHRDIKASNIMLDLEFNAKLGDFGLARTIQKKNETHHSTKEIAGTPGYMAPETFLTGRATVETDVYGFGVLVLEVVCGKRPGNNIYAQDDYKNSIVYWVWELYGKGNILSALDKRVISSSEMDDEEIEIVLVLGLACCHPNPHERPTMRSVLQVLNGEANPPMVPIDRPAFVWPAMPSSFKENEDSSLINGTLTPFTEISGR; from the coding sequence ATGAACATGTCTATGCTACACAAATATCAATTCTTAGCATTTGTATTCAGCATCATATTCTTAACCAAAGTTAcctctttttatttcaatttcccAACTTTCCAACCAAATGATGAAGCAAATTTGTTACTAAGCAAAAACTCAAAAATTTACTTAGATGCCATCCAAATAACCCCAGACATTCGTGGCATAATAGTGAATTATTCAGGACGTGCTTTTTACAACAAGCCATACAAACTTTGGAACAAGAAAAAAATTGCTTCTTTCAACACCACTTTTGTTCTCAACATAACTCCTCAAACCTCCCCTGGTGGTGAAGGTGTAGCTTTTATCTTAACTCCAAATACAAATCTCCCTGAAAACAGTGAAGGAAAATGGCTTGGTATTGTAAATGCTTCCACAAATGGAACTTCAAAAGCTGAAATTCTTGCAGTTGAGTTTGACACAAAACAAAGTTCAACACAAGATGGTCCTAGCAATCATGTTGGAATCAATATTAATAGCATCAACTCTATCAAACAAACATCATTAACAAACACTAAGGTTAATCTTTCATCTGGTACTAGTGTTACTATAagaattcaatattttaatgatGTAATATCTGTTTTTGGTTCAATGAGTGAAACTTCACATGATTCTATGGAGACCCTTTTGGTTTCTCCTCCTCTTAATCTATCTTCTTATCTTAAACAAGAGGTTTTCGTCGGTTTCTCTGGCTCGACGAGCAATTACACCGAGCTAAATTGTGTAAAAGCATGGGAATTCATTGGTTTAGATATTGgagataataacaaaaataatctCTTGTGGGTTTGGATTATAATTCCAATGGTGATACTCATAATTGGTTTGGTAACTTTCTTGATTTATTATTGgcaaaaaagaagaaacataGAGATTCAAGAAGATGCATATCCAAGAATAGAGGATCAAATTCAACACTCATCTATGTCACCTAAGAAATATACATTAAAGGAATTGATAAAAGCAACAAATGGATTCAACCATCAAAACAAACTTGGTGAAGGTGGATTTGGAACTGTTTACAAGGGTATTCTTGGAAATAACAATAAAGAGATAGCTGTGAAAagagtttcaaaaaattcaagacAAGGTAAACAAGAATTCGTAGCTGAAGTTACAACAATTGGAAGTCTTCACCATAAAAACTTAGTGAAACTAATTGGTTGGTGCTATGAAAAAAAAGAGCTTCTTCTTGTTTATGAGTACATGCCTAATGGAAGCTTAGACAAGTACCTATTTTTTCATCCAAATCAAAATTCTTATGCTACACTAAATTGGGAAACTAGACATAGTGTGATACATGGTGTGGCACAAGCGTTAGATTATCTTCACAATGGTTGCGAAAAAAGGGTGTTACATAGAGACATTAAAGCAAGCAACATAATGTTGGACTTAGAATTTAATGCAAAATTGGGTGATTTTGGATTAGCTAgaacaattcaaaagaaaaatgaaactCATCATTCAACTAAGGAAATTGCAGGAACACCTGGTTATATGGCACCTGAAACTTTTTTAACAGGAAGAGCAACGGTTGAAACTGATGTGTATGGTTTTGGTGTACTTGTTTTAGAAGTTGTGTGTGGAAAAAGACCAGGGAATAATATTTATGCACAAGatgattataaaaatagtattgtGTATTGGGTTTGGGAGCTTTACGGAAAAGGGAATATACTTAGTGCTTTGGATAAAAGGGTAATTAGTAGTAGTGAAATggatgatgaagaaattgaaattGTGCTTGTTCTTGGGTTGGCTTGTTGTCATCCAAATCCACATGAAAGGCCAACTATGAGAAGTGTCTTGCAAGTTCTTAATGGAGAAGCTAATCCTCCAATGGTTCCTATTGATAGACCTGCTTTTGTTTGGCCAGCTATGCCTTcatcttttaaagaaaatgaagatAGTTCTCTTATTAATGGAACTCTCACTCCATTCACTGAAATTTCTGGCAGATAG